The stretch of DNA GGGCGGCCCAGTGACTCGTGGTTGTTatagggtgggggaagggaggagagcagGACCTTGGCTTGGAGCCCAACAGGTGCTTAGATTGTTCCCCACACACACATCAGGGAGCCTGAGGTGGACAAAGGCCAACCTGGCTGGGGACAGTTGCCATGGAAAGTCCCCAGTGGGGAAGCTCCCAGCTGACTGGCCTGTCTCTTAAGGTCTCCTGACATGCCTCCAGCTGACCCTGAGGGTGTAACAGGGCAAGAACCTACTCTAGTGCAAAGGTGGGCTACAGAGGTGCCGGCAGGGCTCAGGGGCAGAAGGCTTGTGGTCAACACCCCTATCTTGCAGGCCCAAGCCCCTCTCACAGCCACGGAGCTGATCCCCAGAGTCCCTCCCCAGTCTGAGCTCCATGCTGAGTGGGTCCGCATAtgccctccacccctggctcaAACCATCCTCCAACCcccttcctgggggtgggggggtggggggggacccCCCATCCAGTGGCCTCCAGGTCTGACCAGGTCTGGTTCTGCTTGGATGCCCGAGTTGGTTGCCATAGCGTCtccagggagacagagacagattaTAATTAGATCTGCTGCCTCCTGCTCTTCACTTGGAGGGGTCCTGGCCAGAGGAGGAATCCTagttctccctgcccccactccaggcAGGCAGGAGGGTTTCTGCTACTTGTAGGGAGGGTACCAAAAACGGGTGGGTCCCCCACTACCCCCTGACCTGGCAAGGGCAGCTATCAGGGTGGGGTGCCTGGAGAGGCCAAGGTACTGTCTGAACCACTCCTTTCTATGCAGATGGTATGGTGTATGCTCTGGGGGGAATGGGCTCTGACACAGCCCCCCAGGCCCAGGTTCGGGTGTACGAGCCCCGCCGGGACTGCTGGCTTTCGCTACCTTCTATGCCCACACCTTGCTACGGGGCCTCCACTTTCCTGCACGGGAACAAGATCTATGTCCTGGGTAAGGGCCTAGGGGATGTGGGAAAAGGACTCGAAGTCCAGAAGCACCTATCCCTGTGAGTTAACTAGGATCAGGCTTAGTTTGGGATGGCGGAACAAGAGAAGCTTTGTTGGGGGTGAGCCAGGCTTGCTCTGAGGCTCGGACCTTTGGTGGCCCTGCGGGAACTGGGAAAACAAAACCCCAGTGCCTGAGAATCTGAGGGGTGGGTGATCCATGTTCTGGTGTTGTGCACATAGCTGGGTATGGGTGGCTGGAGTGGGCGGCGGTGAAGGCTCAGCAAcctggtggaggaggaggctgccAGGTGGCCCAGGCTTCCTCCCAGGTACCTCAATTCCATTGGCAGGGGGCCGCCAGGGCAAGCTCCCAGTGACTGCTTTTGAGGCCTTTGATCTGGAGGCTCGCACCTGGACCCGGCACCCAAGCCTCCCCAGCCGCCGGGCGTTTGCTGGCTGCGCCATGGCCGAAGGCAGCTTCTTTAGCTTGGGTGGCCTGCAGCAGCCTGGGCCTCACAATTTCTACTCCCGCCCACACTTTGTCAACACTGTGGAGATGTTCGACCTGGAGCATGGTGAGCAGTGACTGTCCTGGGCTGTCCTTCCGTTCTCCATGGGATGGAGAGGCACAATGTCAAGGGCCAGATCTGACCTTCCGTCTCCTGCAGGGTCCTGGACCAAGCTGCCCCGTGGCCTGCGCATGAGGGATAAGAGGGCTGACTTTGTGGTTGGCTCCCTTGGGGGCCACATCGTGGCTGTCGGGGGCCTTGGTGAGTCTTCAGGgctaggggtgggaggggagcccAAGACAGAAAGGACTGGCCTCCAGCATGAGCACCGTGCCCTACCCTGCTCTAGGTGCTCTGGGGCTAGGGCTCTGTGAGCTTCCCTTTCCCATTCTGTGAAGCAAGCAGGGTGTGGTCTGCATGGGCATGTCCTCATGCCATCTGGGGGTGTCCTCGCACCTGACTCAGGGATTTGTACCAGCAGGGCCCTAGGAGACAGAAACAGGACAAATGATCActgaatgaatggacaaacaGAACTAGGAATGGAtatatgaacaaatgaatgatgaatgaggCAATGAGTAGCAAGGCCCTGATGGTCCATCCTGGGGTGATGCCTGCTGGGCCACACTCTGGGCTCAGGGAGCAAAAGAGCTAGTGCCCCTGCAGCCTGTGAGCTACAacctctgtctccttcctgcaGGAAACCAGCCATGCCCTCTGGGCTCTGTGGAGGGCTTCAGCCTGGCACGGCGGCGCTGGGAGGCACTGCCTACCATGCCCACAGCCCGTTGCTCCTGTTCTAGTCTGCAGGCTGGGCCCCGGCTGTTTGTCATCGGGGGTGTGTCACAGGGTCCCAGCCAAGCTGTGGAGGCCCTGTGTCTGCGTGATGAGGTCTGAATGCCTGATGGGACCTTGTCCACTGAAGCAGCTTGGTACCA from Desmodus rotundus isolate HL8 chromosome 8, HLdesRot8A.1, whole genome shotgun sequence encodes:
- the KLHDC8B gene encoding kelch domain-containing protein 8B, with translation MNTMATGGSRAFAWQVLPPMPTCRVYGTVAYQDGHLLVLGGCGQAGLPLDTAETLDMASHTWLALAPLPTARAGAAAVVLGKQVLVVGGVDEGQSPVAAVEAFLADEGRWERRATLPQAAMGIATVERDGMVYALGGMGSDTAPQAQVRVYEPRRDCWLSLPSMPTPCYGASTFLHGNKIYVLGGRQGKLPVTAFEAFDLEARTWTRHPSLPSRRAFAGCAMAEGSFFSLGGLQQPGPHNFYSRPHFVNTVEMFDLEHGSWTKLPRGLRMRDKRADFVVGSLGGHIVAVGGLGNQPCPLGSVEGFSLARRRWEALPTMPTARCSCSSLQAGPRLFVIGGVSQGPSQAVEALCLRDEV